CCCCCTCAGCTTCATCATCTCCAACCTCAACCATGTCCAGCGGGAGCTGAAGGTGCTGGCCGTCCCACGGGCCGAGGAGAGCGTGGAGGAGCTCCAGGAGTCCTGCCACGATGCGCTCCAGGGCTGCGCGCGCATCCAGCGGCTGGTCCAGGACGTGCGGGGGTTCTCCCGCGGCCGGAGCGTGCCCGCCGCGCCGGTGGCGCTGGAGCCGGTGCTGGAGGATGCCCTCGCCATGGCGAACCTCGCCCAGGTGCCGGGGCTCCGGCTCGAGTGGGAGCTGGGTCCGGTGCCGCCCATTCTCGCCGACGAGCATGGGCTGGGGCAGGTCTTCCTCAACCTGATCATCAACGCCCTTCATGCCGTGGCGAGCGGGCCCGCCGTGCCCCGCATCCGCGTGGCCACGGGCCTTCATGCGGATGGCCGGGTGTGGGTGGAGGTCCAGGACAACGGCCACGGCATCGCCCCCGAGAATCTGGGCCGCATCTTCGAGCCCTTCTTCACCACCAAGCCGCCGGGCGTGGGCACCGGGCTGGGCCTGTTCATCTGCCATGGCCTCATCTCCGGGTTCGGCGGCGAGCTCTCCGTGGAGAGCCAGCCGGGCCGGGGCGCCACCTTCCGCGTCCTGCTGCCAGCGGCTCCCGCCGTCCAGGACGAAGCTCCTTCCAGCGCGGTGGCCTGAGCTTCCTGGCGGGCAGCCCCCGTCTCCTCCCTCCCCTGGCGTTCCGGGTGGGTCCGTGCATGGATTCGCGCTTCAACCCGTTGAGCGCGCTCCATGCCGACCTCGATTCCTTCCCGCCCTCGTGCCTCCCTGGCCCGCGCGACGCTCCTGCGGATGGGCATCCGCATCGCGGTGGTCATCGCCCTGGGGACGCTCTTCAGCTACCTGCACCTGTTCAACACCCTGCGCGACCAGTCCCTCGTCCAGCTGGAGCGCTCGGTCGTCGAGCGCGGCCAGCGCGAGGAGTCCATCTTCGTCCTGGCGGATGGCCACCACGCCTTCCTCCGGAAGGTCCTCCTGGAGCGCCTCCAGTCCTTGAGCCAGGAGGAGGCGGACTCCCGCTTCGAGCACCTGACCGCTCGGCTCCCCGACGGGACGATCCGCAACCGCCCCGAGCGCTTCGATGGCACGAAGCTGCCGGGGATTGTCGTGCTCCGTGGCGTGTCCGTCGATGGGGATCTCCGCAAGCGGATCGTGGCGGCCTATGACGTGCTCGCCCAGCACGGGCCGGCCCTCCTGACGCGCGTCACGGATAGCTACCTCACCCTGCCGGAGGGCGCGTTCGTGGTCCTGTGGCCGGAGCGCCCCACCTGGT
The sequence above is drawn from the Archangium gephyra genome and encodes:
- a CDS encoding ATP-binding protein yields the protein MSALSAPSPRVLVIDDTPSIHQDFHRLLSVDEGDASFAELRGSLFGTPPPRPKGYCFEVDSAFQGEEGLKRVGAAVKEGRPYALAFVDVRMPPGMDGVETTERLWREDPDLQVVLCSAYTDYSWEQVVQRLGINQRLLILHKPFKSMEVRQMAHGLAEKWELLRRDRKRLAELEQANAQLRRETEERMRLELQLARAQKLEALGRLAVGLAHEVNNPLSFIISNLNHVQRELKVLAVPRAEESVEELQESCHDALQGCARIQRLVQDVRGFSRGRSVPAAPVALEPVLEDALAMANLAQVPGLRLEWELGPVPPILADEHGLGQVFLNLIINALHAVASGPAVPRIRVATGLHADGRVWVEVQDNGHGIAPENLGRIFEPFFTTKPPGVGTGLGLFICHGLISGFGGELSVESQPGRGATFRVLLPAAPAVQDEAPSSAVA